A window from Salmo trutta chromosome 29, fSalTru1.1, whole genome shotgun sequence encodes these proteins:
- the LOC115167208 gene encoding adhesion G-protein coupled receptor G1 isoform X3, translating to MWVRVGHVFLLTWTVLNVRVQSLICTIRITAIKNDYKGTVYNIACMVHCHTVQSCCECSKICNYMTDNDICERVCSHYGPCLSCNCTIIPMKQGICKYNYKFTEEWCSSTTKTTATTTTTTSIETTPKTTAATLSSTIETTPVPLTTPSSPPITSPPSTTPSPIPSTNTFTTPVLTTTTTLTTSAPPSATSPDQGVSLAVEINLTAYTGMKVYVSATKISFNIAEILNPELEVNLPPDLLSGLKRRHAPDMVKFIFSVFKTSPPNWTVEGQLGKILFGIEVENITISHLSTPFNMTFKHKSELQEKENTTCVYHNQSRGEWVIDGCHTLRLTNQTICSCDHFSFFALMIPDVKLSEVHARTLSVLTCVGGAISVFFCTITLLTHCFQHSRKSTDHAMLVHLQLVASLLLLNLLLLASVGLAFVGPAYMAPGLCPAVAALLHYSLLCCFTWMGLEALHLYRLLVLVYNTYMRHYLLKLSLLGWGAGSKTLVCSTALLWLT from the exons ATGTGGGTGCGTGTCGGACATGTTTTCCTCCTCACTTGGACTGTGCTGAATGTCAGAGTTCAAAGCTTAATCTGCACCATCAGAATTACAGCTATAAAAAATGATTACAAGGGTACAGTCTACAACATTGCATGCATGGTACACTGTCATACAG TACAAAGTTGCTGTGAGTGCAGTAAAATATGCAACTATATGACAGATAATGACATATGTGAAAGGGTATGTTCACATTACGGGCCATGTCTTTCATGCAACTGCACAATTATACCTATGAAACAGGGTATTTGCAAATATAACTACAAATTTACAG AGGAATGGTGTTCTTCCACTACCAAGACaacagccactactactactaccacctctatAGAAACTACCCCtaaaactactgctgctactctttCTTCAACTATTGAAACAACTCCTGTACCCTTGACcactccttcctctccccccaTTACCTCACCCccctctactacaccttctccAATCCCATCCACCAACACCTTTACAACTCCTGTCCTTACCACTACCACAACTCTCACTACTTCAGCCCCTCCTTCAGCTACCTCTCCTGATCAGGGAGTCAGTCTTGCTGTGGAGATTAATCTGACAGCCTACACTGGGATGAAAGTCTATGTATCTGCAACCAAG ATCTCATTCAACATTGCAGAGATTTTGAACCCTGAACTCGAGGTGAACCTGCCCCCTGACCTTCTCTCAGGGCTAAAGCGTAGACATGCCCCTGACATGGTTAAGTTCATCTTCTCTGTGTTTAAAACCTCACCACCAAATTGG actGTAGAGGGACAACTTGGTAAGATTCTCTTTGGTATTGAAGTTGAGAACATAACCATCTCTCACCTGTCAACACCATTCAACATGACCTTCAAACACAAATCTGAACTACAG GAAAAAGAGAATACAACGTGTGTCTACCACAACCAGAGTC GAGGTGAATGGGTCATTGATGGCTGCCACACCCTGAGGCTCACTAATCAGACCATCTGTAGCTGTGACCACTTCTCCTTTTTTGCCCTCATG ATCCCTGATGTGAAACTGAGTGAGGTCCATGCCAGGACACTGAGCGTGCTCACCTGTGTGGGCGGAGCCATCTCTGTGTTCTTCTGTACCATCACCTTACTGACACACTGCTTTCAGCATTC acGGAAATCTACTGACCATGCCATGCTGGTTCATCTCCAGTTGGTGGCATCTCTGCTGTTACTCAACCTGCTGCTGTTGGCCAGTGTGGGCTTGGCCTTTGTGGGCCCTGCATATATGGCCCCTGGCCTGTGTCCTGCTGTGGCCGCCCTGCTGCACTACTCACTGCTCTGCTGCTTCACCTGGATGGGCCTGGAGGCTCTGCATCTGTACAGGCTGCTGGTCCTGGTCTACAACACCTACATGAGACACTATCTGCTGAAGCTGAGCCTGCTGGGCTGGG GTGCTGGATCAAAGACTCTGGTGTGCAGTACGGCTCTGTTGTGGCTTACCTGA
- the LOC115167205 gene encoding uncharacterized protein LOC115167205 isoform X1 → MAPRKRSVVWSFFRAVDEKKVTCLLCLETVLHCGHTTNMLRHLRSKHLNEYSSAAASKDRRSVVADDNSQPMMINSEDYCDGRKSLQTIMGFHPILQPPLHAVEVALEEQPPEQAASVSDADIASAINGILKAAEDHAVVRNTGAVIVGQVSAGATPSGRKWSSVWTHYERLEEQNRALCLICNEKIQHQSSTSNLLRHLSKRHPEAFARLEGHIKKQKTSVVQKILRRDSDPGPKHTNLSRRIGGVALKQSPGKFPDAFDVMGACEGEVRVLERERELTEALMRAQQQEARALEQQRELLETLRRANTREASAEKVALETLRRCQEQEARSLQREREDLQRERVELQMEKERMQREREELECLRRDSGQERSPVQTVDRTTGLFQGDVVQEVTMREEVLG, encoded by the exons ATGGCGCCTAGAAAGCGAAGTGTCGTTTGGTCTTTTTTCAGAGCCGTAGATGAGAAGAAAGTGACTTGTCTGCTGTGTTTGGAGACCGTCCTTCATTGCGGCCACACCACGAACATGCTAAGGCATTTGCGTAGCAAACACCTGAACGAGTATAGTAGTGCGGCAGCATCAAAAGATAGGCGGTCTGTGGTGGCGGACGACAACAGTCAACCAATGATGATTAACAGTGAAGACTATTGTGATG GAAGGAAAAGTCTACAGACGATCATGGGTTTCCATCCAATCCTGCAACCTCCACTGCATGCAG TGGAGGTAGCACTAGAGGAGCAGCCCCCAGAGCAGGCAGCCTCGGTGAGTGACGCAGACATCGCAAGCGCCATCAACGGCATCCTGAAGGCAGCAGAGGATCACGCTGTGGTCAGAAACACCGGGGCTGTGATTGTGGGCCAGGTCAGTGCAGGGGCCACACCATCTGGCCGGAAGTGGAGCTCCGTGTGGACGCACTACGAGCGGTTGGAGGAGCAGAACCGCGCGCTTTGTCTGATCTGCAATGAGAAGATCCAGCACCAGAGCAGCACCAGCAACCTGCTGCGCCACCTCTCCAAGAGACATCCAGAGGCCTTTGCTCGCCTGGAGGGCCACATCAAGAAACAGAAGACTAGCGTCGTCCAGAAAATATTGCGTAGAGACAGCGACCCGGGCCCCAAACACACCAACCTGTCAAGGAGAATTGGAGGGGTTGCACTGAAACAAAGCCCAGGGAAATTTCCAG atgcaTTTGATGTGATGGGAGCGTGTGAGGGGGAGGTGCGTGTGTTGGAGCGGGAGCGTGAGCTGACGGAGGCCTTGATGAGGGCTCAGCAGCAGGAGGCACGGGCGCTGGAGCAGCAGAGGGAGCTCCTGGAGACACTACGTCGGGCCAACACCAGAGAGGCATCTGCAGAGAAGGTGGCCCTGGAGACCCTGAGGAGATGCCAGGAGCAGGAGGCCCGTTCCctgcagagggagagggaagaccTGCAGAGAGAGCGAGTGGAGTTGCAGATGGAGAAGGAAAGGATgcaaagggagagggaggagctgGAGTGCTTAAGAAGGGACTCTGGGCAAGAGAGGAGTCCGGTGCAGACAGTGGACCGAACCACTGGGTTGTTCCAGGGGGATGTGGTACAGGAGGTGACTATGAGGGAAGAGGTTCTTGGTTAG
- the LOC115167208 gene encoding adhesion G protein-coupled receptor G3 isoform X2: MTDNDICERVCSHYGPCLSCNCTIIPMKQGICKYNYKFTEEWCSSTTKTTATTTTTTSIETTPKTTAATLSSTIETTPVPLTTPSSPPITSPPSTTPSPIPSTNTFTTPVLTTTTTLTTSAPPSATSPDQGVSLAVEINLTAYTGMKVYVSATKISFNIAEILNPELEVNLPPDLLSGLKRRHAPDMVKFIFSVFKTSPPNWTVEGQLGKILFGIEVENITISHLSTPFNMTFKHKSELQEKENTTCVYHNQSRGEWVIDGCHTLRLTNQTICSCDHFSFFALMIPDVKLSEVHARTLSVLTCVGGAISVFFCTITLLTHCFQHSRKSTDHAMLVHLQLVASLLLLNLLLLASVGLAFVGPAYMAPGLCPAVAALLHYSLLCCFTWMGLEALHLYRLLVLVYNTYMRHYLLKLSLLGWGVPALVVSIVAAVSTDFYGLNNRMCWIKDSGVQYGSVVAYLIVVLLFNSTIFVIVITTMLKLRSVTSPQGKRQSRNITCSVLGLTCILGLTWGVGFFSMGYTNYVILYIFTILNSLQGFFLFLWLCVKRLRGAEQSSMTTGQSLSTHILSVGSEVWPASGRTRQSVPQEGAIADNTSKF, encoded by the exons ATGACAGATAATGACATATGTGAAAGGGTATGTTCACATTACGGGCCATGTCTTTCATGCAACTGCACAATTATACCTATGAAACAGGGTATTTGCAAATATAACTACAAATTTACAG AGGAATGGTGTTCTTCCACTACCAAGACaacagccactactactactaccacctctatAGAAACTACCCCtaaaactactgctgctactctttCTTCAACTATTGAAACAACTCCTGTACCCTTGACcactccttcctctccccccaTTACCTCACCCccctctactacaccttctccAATCCCATCCACCAACACCTTTACAACTCCTGTCCTTACCACTACCACAACTCTCACTACTTCAGCCCCTCCTTCAGCTACCTCTCCTGATCAGGGAGTCAGTCTTGCTGTGGAGATTAATCTGACAGCCTACACTGGGATGAAAGTCTATGTATCTGCAACCAAG ATCTCATTCAACATTGCAGAGATTTTGAACCCTGAACTCGAGGTGAACCTGCCCCCTGACCTTCTCTCAGGGCTAAAGCGTAGACATGCCCCTGACATGGTTAAGTTCATCTTCTCTGTGTTTAAAACCTCACCACCAAATTGG actGTAGAGGGACAACTTGGTAAGATTCTCTTTGGTATTGAAGTTGAGAACATAACCATCTCTCACCTGTCAACACCATTCAACATGACCTTCAAACACAAATCTGAACTACAG GAAAAAGAGAATACAACGTGTGTCTACCACAACCAGAGTC GAGGTGAATGGGTCATTGATGGCTGCCACACCCTGAGGCTCACTAATCAGACCATCTGTAGCTGTGACCACTTCTCCTTTTTTGCCCTCATG ATCCCTGATGTGAAACTGAGTGAGGTCCATGCCAGGACACTGAGCGTGCTCACCTGTGTGGGCGGAGCCATCTCTGTGTTCTTCTGTACCATCACCTTACTGACACACTGCTTTCAGCATTC acGGAAATCTACTGACCATGCCATGCTGGTTCATCTCCAGTTGGTGGCATCTCTGCTGTTACTCAACCTGCTGCTGTTGGCCAGTGTGGGCTTGGCCTTTGTGGGCCCTGCATATATGGCCCCTGGCCTGTGTCCTGCTGTGGCCGCCCTGCTGCACTACTCACTGCTCTGCTGCTTCACCTGGATGGGCCTGGAGGCTCTGCATCTGTACAGGCTGCTGGTCCTGGTCTACAACACCTACATGAGACACTATCTGCTGAAGCTGAGCCTGCTGGGCTGGG GTGTTCCTGCTTTGGTTGTATCCATAGTCGCTGCTGTCAGTACAGATTTCTATGGGCTGAATAACAGAAT GTGCTGGATCAAAGACTCTGGTGTGCAGTACGGCTCTGTTGTGGCTTACCTGATAGTGGTCCTGCTCTTCAATAGCACCATCTTCGTCATCGTCATCACAACGATGCTCAAGCTGCGCTCTGTCACATCGCCGCAGGGGAAGAGACAGAGCCGCAACATCACCTGTAGCGTTCTGGGGCTGACCTGCATCCTAGGCCTCACCTGGGGGGTGGGCTTCTTCTCCATGGGCTACACCAACTACGTCATCCTCTACATCTTCACCATCCTCAACTCACTGCAGG GGTTCTTCCTGTTCCTATGGCTCTGTGTTAAGAGACTGCGGGGGGCAGAGCAGAGTTCCATGACAACTGGACAGAGCTTAAGCACCCACATTCTCTCCGTTGGAAGCGAGGTCTGGCCCGCTTCTGGAAGAACGAGGCAGTCAGTGCCTCAAGAGGGAGCAATTGCTGACAATACATCTAAGTTCTGA
- the LOC115167205 gene encoding centrobin isoform X2 yields the protein MAPRKRSVVWSFFRAVDEKKVTCLLCLETVLHCGHTTNMLRHLRSKHLNEYSSAAASKDRRSVVADDNSQPMMINSEDYCDVEVALEEQPPEQAASVSDADIASAINGILKAAEDHAVVRNTGAVIVGQVSAGATPSGRKWSSVWTHYERLEEQNRALCLICNEKIQHQSSTSNLLRHLSKRHPEAFARLEGHIKKQKTSVVQKILRRDSDPGPKHTNLSRRIGGVALKQSPGKFPDAFDVMGACEGEVRVLERERELTEALMRAQQQEARALEQQRELLETLRRANTREASAEKVALETLRRCQEQEARSLQREREDLQRERVELQMEKERMQREREELECLRRDSGQERSPVQTVDRTTGLFQGDVVQEVTMREEVLG from the exons ATGGCGCCTAGAAAGCGAAGTGTCGTTTGGTCTTTTTTCAGAGCCGTAGATGAGAAGAAAGTGACTTGTCTGCTGTGTTTGGAGACCGTCCTTCATTGCGGCCACACCACGAACATGCTAAGGCATTTGCGTAGCAAACACCTGAACGAGTATAGTAGTGCGGCAGCATCAAAAGATAGGCGGTCTGTGGTGGCGGACGACAACAGTCAACCAATGATGATTAACAGTGAAGACTATTGTGATG TGGAGGTAGCACTAGAGGAGCAGCCCCCAGAGCAGGCAGCCTCGGTGAGTGACGCAGACATCGCAAGCGCCATCAACGGCATCCTGAAGGCAGCAGAGGATCACGCTGTGGTCAGAAACACCGGGGCTGTGATTGTGGGCCAGGTCAGTGCAGGGGCCACACCATCTGGCCGGAAGTGGAGCTCCGTGTGGACGCACTACGAGCGGTTGGAGGAGCAGAACCGCGCGCTTTGTCTGATCTGCAATGAGAAGATCCAGCACCAGAGCAGCACCAGCAACCTGCTGCGCCACCTCTCCAAGAGACATCCAGAGGCCTTTGCTCGCCTGGAGGGCCACATCAAGAAACAGAAGACTAGCGTCGTCCAGAAAATATTGCGTAGAGACAGCGACCCGGGCCCCAAACACACCAACCTGTCAAGGAGAATTGGAGGGGTTGCACTGAAACAAAGCCCAGGGAAATTTCCAG atgcaTTTGATGTGATGGGAGCGTGTGAGGGGGAGGTGCGTGTGTTGGAGCGGGAGCGTGAGCTGACGGAGGCCTTGATGAGGGCTCAGCAGCAGGAGGCACGGGCGCTGGAGCAGCAGAGGGAGCTCCTGGAGACACTACGTCGGGCCAACACCAGAGAGGCATCTGCAGAGAAGGTGGCCCTGGAGACCCTGAGGAGATGCCAGGAGCAGGAGGCCCGTTCCctgcagagggagagggaagaccTGCAGAGAGAGCGAGTGGAGTTGCAGATGGAGAAGGAAAGGATgcaaagggagagggaggagctgGAGTGCTTAAGAAGGGACTCTGGGCAAGAGAGGAGTCCGGTGCAGACAGTGGACCGAACCACTGGGTTGTTCCAGGGGGATGTGGTACAGGAGGTGACTATGAGGGAAGAGGTTCTTGGTTAG
- the LOC115167208 gene encoding adhesion G protein-coupled receptor G3 isoform X4 gives MKVYVSATKISFNIAEILNPELEVNLPPDLLSGLKRRHAPDMVKFIFSVFKTSPPNWTVEGQLGKILFGIEVENITISHLSTPFNMTFKHKSELQEKENTTCVYHNQSRGEWVIDGCHTLRLTNQTICSCDHFSFFALMIPDVKLSEVHARTLSVLTCVGGAISVFFCTITLLTHCFQHSRKSTDHAMLVHLQLVASLLLLNLLLLASVGLAFVGPAYMAPGLCPAVAALLHYSLLCCFTWMGLEALHLYRLLVLVYNTYMRHYLLKLSLLGWGVPALVVSIVAAVSTDFYGLNNRMCWIKDSGVQYGSVVAYLIVVLLFNSTIFVIVITTMLKLRSVTSPQGKRQSRNITCSVLGLTCILGLTWGVGFFSMGYTNYVILYIFTILNSLQGFFLFLWLCVKRLRGAEQSSMTTGQSLSTHILSVGSEVWPASGRTRQSVPQEGAIADNTSKF, from the exons ATGAAAGTCTATGTATCTGCAACCAAG ATCTCATTCAACATTGCAGAGATTTTGAACCCTGAACTCGAGGTGAACCTGCCCCCTGACCTTCTCTCAGGGCTAAAGCGTAGACATGCCCCTGACATGGTTAAGTTCATCTTCTCTGTGTTTAAAACCTCACCACCAAATTGG actGTAGAGGGACAACTTGGTAAGATTCTCTTTGGTATTGAAGTTGAGAACATAACCATCTCTCACCTGTCAACACCATTCAACATGACCTTCAAACACAAATCTGAACTACAG GAAAAAGAGAATACAACGTGTGTCTACCACAACCAGAGTC GAGGTGAATGGGTCATTGATGGCTGCCACACCCTGAGGCTCACTAATCAGACCATCTGTAGCTGTGACCACTTCTCCTTTTTTGCCCTCATG ATCCCTGATGTGAAACTGAGTGAGGTCCATGCCAGGACACTGAGCGTGCTCACCTGTGTGGGCGGAGCCATCTCTGTGTTCTTCTGTACCATCACCTTACTGACACACTGCTTTCAGCATTC acGGAAATCTACTGACCATGCCATGCTGGTTCATCTCCAGTTGGTGGCATCTCTGCTGTTACTCAACCTGCTGCTGTTGGCCAGTGTGGGCTTGGCCTTTGTGGGCCCTGCATATATGGCCCCTGGCCTGTGTCCTGCTGTGGCCGCCCTGCTGCACTACTCACTGCTCTGCTGCTTCACCTGGATGGGCCTGGAGGCTCTGCATCTGTACAGGCTGCTGGTCCTGGTCTACAACACCTACATGAGACACTATCTGCTGAAGCTGAGCCTGCTGGGCTGGG GTGTTCCTGCTTTGGTTGTATCCATAGTCGCTGCTGTCAGTACAGATTTCTATGGGCTGAATAACAGAAT GTGCTGGATCAAAGACTCTGGTGTGCAGTACGGCTCTGTTGTGGCTTACCTGATAGTGGTCCTGCTCTTCAATAGCACCATCTTCGTCATCGTCATCACAACGATGCTCAAGCTGCGCTCTGTCACATCGCCGCAGGGGAAGAGACAGAGCCGCAACATCACCTGTAGCGTTCTGGGGCTGACCTGCATCCTAGGCCTCACCTGGGGGGTGGGCTTCTTCTCCATGGGCTACACCAACTACGTCATCCTCTACATCTTCACCATCCTCAACTCACTGCAGG GGTTCTTCCTGTTCCTATGGCTCTGTGTTAAGAGACTGCGGGGGGCAGAGCAGAGTTCCATGACAACTGGACAGAGCTTAAGCACCCACATTCTCTCCGTTGGAAGCGAGGTCTGGCCCGCTTCTGGAAGAACGAGGCAGTCAGTGCCTCAAGAGGGAGCAATTGCTGACAATACATCTAAGTTCTGA
- the LOC115167208 gene encoding adhesion G protein-coupled receptor G3 isoform X1 has product MWVRVGHVFLLTWTVLNVRVQSLICTIRITAIKNDYKGTVYNIACMVHCHTVQSCCECSKICNYMTDNDICERVCSHYGPCLSCNCTIIPMKQGICKYNYKFTEEWCSSTTKTTATTTTTTSIETTPKTTAATLSSTIETTPVPLTTPSSPPITSPPSTTPSPIPSTNTFTTPVLTTTTTLTTSAPPSATSPDQGVSLAVEINLTAYTGMKVYVSATKISFNIAEILNPELEVNLPPDLLSGLKRRHAPDMVKFIFSVFKTSPPNWTVEGQLGKILFGIEVENITISHLSTPFNMTFKHKSELQEKENTTCVYHNQSRGEWVIDGCHTLRLTNQTICSCDHFSFFALMIPDVKLSEVHARTLSVLTCVGGAISVFFCTITLLTHCFQHSRKSTDHAMLVHLQLVASLLLLNLLLLASVGLAFVGPAYMAPGLCPAVAALLHYSLLCCFTWMGLEALHLYRLLVLVYNTYMRHYLLKLSLLGWGVPALVVSIVAAVSTDFYGLNNRMCWIKDSGVQYGSVVAYLIVVLLFNSTIFVIVITTMLKLRSVTSPQGKRQSRNITCSVLGLTCILGLTWGVGFFSMGYTNYVILYIFTILNSLQGFFLFLWLCVKRLRGAEQSSMTTGQSLSTHILSVGSEVWPASGRTRQSVPQEGAIADNTSKF; this is encoded by the exons ATGTGGGTGCGTGTCGGACATGTTTTCCTCCTCACTTGGACTGTGCTGAATGTCAGAGTTCAAAGCTTAATCTGCACCATCAGAATTACAGCTATAAAAAATGATTACAAGGGTACAGTCTACAACATTGCATGCATGGTACACTGTCATACAG TACAAAGTTGCTGTGAGTGCAGTAAAATATGCAACTATATGACAGATAATGACATATGTGAAAGGGTATGTTCACATTACGGGCCATGTCTTTCATGCAACTGCACAATTATACCTATGAAACAGGGTATTTGCAAATATAACTACAAATTTACAG AGGAATGGTGTTCTTCCACTACCAAGACaacagccactactactactaccacctctatAGAAACTACCCCtaaaactactgctgctactctttCTTCAACTATTGAAACAACTCCTGTACCCTTGACcactccttcctctccccccaTTACCTCACCCccctctactacaccttctccAATCCCATCCACCAACACCTTTACAACTCCTGTCCTTACCACTACCACAACTCTCACTACTTCAGCCCCTCCTTCAGCTACCTCTCCTGATCAGGGAGTCAGTCTTGCTGTGGAGATTAATCTGACAGCCTACACTGGGATGAAAGTCTATGTATCTGCAACCAAG ATCTCATTCAACATTGCAGAGATTTTGAACCCTGAACTCGAGGTGAACCTGCCCCCTGACCTTCTCTCAGGGCTAAAGCGTAGACATGCCCCTGACATGGTTAAGTTCATCTTCTCTGTGTTTAAAACCTCACCACCAAATTGG actGTAGAGGGACAACTTGGTAAGATTCTCTTTGGTATTGAAGTTGAGAACATAACCATCTCTCACCTGTCAACACCATTCAACATGACCTTCAAACACAAATCTGAACTACAG GAAAAAGAGAATACAACGTGTGTCTACCACAACCAGAGTC GAGGTGAATGGGTCATTGATGGCTGCCACACCCTGAGGCTCACTAATCAGACCATCTGTAGCTGTGACCACTTCTCCTTTTTTGCCCTCATG ATCCCTGATGTGAAACTGAGTGAGGTCCATGCCAGGACACTGAGCGTGCTCACCTGTGTGGGCGGAGCCATCTCTGTGTTCTTCTGTACCATCACCTTACTGACACACTGCTTTCAGCATTC acGGAAATCTACTGACCATGCCATGCTGGTTCATCTCCAGTTGGTGGCATCTCTGCTGTTACTCAACCTGCTGCTGTTGGCCAGTGTGGGCTTGGCCTTTGTGGGCCCTGCATATATGGCCCCTGGCCTGTGTCCTGCTGTGGCCGCCCTGCTGCACTACTCACTGCTCTGCTGCTTCACCTGGATGGGCCTGGAGGCTCTGCATCTGTACAGGCTGCTGGTCCTGGTCTACAACACCTACATGAGACACTATCTGCTGAAGCTGAGCCTGCTGGGCTGGG GTGTTCCTGCTTTGGTTGTATCCATAGTCGCTGCTGTCAGTACAGATTTCTATGGGCTGAATAACAGAAT GTGCTGGATCAAAGACTCTGGTGTGCAGTACGGCTCTGTTGTGGCTTACCTGATAGTGGTCCTGCTCTTCAATAGCACCATCTTCGTCATCGTCATCACAACGATGCTCAAGCTGCGCTCTGTCACATCGCCGCAGGGGAAGAGACAGAGCCGCAACATCACCTGTAGCGTTCTGGGGCTGACCTGCATCCTAGGCCTCACCTGGGGGGTGGGCTTCTTCTCCATGGGCTACACCAACTACGTCATCCTCTACATCTTCACCATCCTCAACTCACTGCAGG GGTTCTTCCTGTTCCTATGGCTCTGTGTTAAGAGACTGCGGGGGGCAGAGCAGAGTTCCATGACAACTGGACAGAGCTTAAGCACCCACATTCTCTCCGTTGGAAGCGAGGTCTGGCCCGCTTCTGGAAGAACGAGGCAGTCAGTGCCTCAAGAGGGAGCAATTGCTGACAATACATCTAAGTTCTGA
- the LOC115167207 gene encoding glucose-fructose oxidoreductase domain-containing protein 2 — protein sequence MLPGVGVFGTGSTARVLVPLLRGEGFEVRALWGRSEEEARSLAQELGIPFHTSQSDDVLLHPDVDLVCIYISPPLTRQIAVKALGIGKNVVCEKAATAVDAFKMVTAARYYPQLLSIVGNALRFLPAFVAMRQLLAEGYVGELQVCDARVYGPSLLDQSYGWTCEELMGGGGLHTVGSTLVDLLSHLTGARAIRVHGLLRTFVRQNGAIRGIRRVTSDDFCFFQMLMGGSGSGRGTGSGVCCTVTLNFNMPGAFVHEVMVVGSAGRLIARGTELYGQRNGGNREELLLGDSGGTGQEVKDVPLPHLRGLGSMVKALKDAFQAQEERRSWARGPVAMASTFEDGLYVQTVVEAVKRSSHSGEWESVEVMTQEPDPNQNL from the exons ATGTTGcctggtgttggtgtgtttggCACAGGGAGTACGGCACGGGTGCTAGTTCCATTGCTGCGGGGGGAAGGGTTTGAGGTACGTGCGCTCTGGGGGAGGAGCGAGGAGGAGGCAAGATCCCTGGCGCAGGAGCTGGGCATTCCGTTTCACACCAGCCAATCAGATGATGTCTTATTGCACCCTGATGTTGACCTGGTCTGCATCTACATCTCACCCCCACTCACACGGCAGATTGCCGTCAAAGCCCTGG ggatAGGTAAGAATGTGGTATGTGAGAAGGCTGCTACCGCTGTGGATGCATTCAAGATGGTGACTGCGGCGCGGTACTACCCCCAGTTGCTGAGCATTGTGGGTAATGCTCTGCGCTTCCTCCCAGCATTTGTAGCAATGCGGCAGCTGCTGGCAGAGGGATACGTGGGTGAGCTGCAGGTGTGTGACGCCCGTGTCTATGGCCCCAGTCTGCTCGATCAATCATACGGCTGGACCTGCGAGGAGCTGATGGGGGGTGGCGGGCTCCACACGGTTGGCTCTACCCTCGTGGACCTGCTGAGTCACCTGACGGGAGCACGGGCGATACGGGTGCATGGCCTTCTCCGGACGTTTGTGCGGCAGAATGGAGCAATCCGTGGGATCCGCCGCGTCACCAGTGATGACTTCTGTTTCTTCCAGATGCTGATGGGAGGGTCTGGTTCTGGACGAGGGACTGGGTCAGGAGTGTGCTGCACTGTGACTCTGAACTTCAACATGCCGGGGGCCTTTGTCCACGAGGTGATGGTTGTTGGGTCAGCAGGGAGGCTGATTGCCAGGGGGACAGAGCTGTATGGGCAGCGCAATGGAGGGAACAGGGAGGAGCTTCTGCTAGGGGACAGCGGAGGAACAGGACAAGAGGTCAAGGATGTCCCCCTGCCACACCTGCGGGGGCTAGGCTCCATGGTTAAGGCTCTGAAAGATGCTTTCCAGGCACAGGAAGAGCGTCGGTCGTGGGCGCGGGGACCAGTTGCCATGGCGTCGACGTTTGAGGATGGGCTGTACGTGCAGACGGTGGTGGAGGCGGTGAAACGGTCAAGCCACAGCGGAGAGTGGGAAAGTGTGGAGGTCATGACACAGGAACCAGATCCCAACCAAAACCTGTGA